A stretch of the Bradyrhizobium sp. CCBAU 53351 genome encodes the following:
- the gyrB gene encoding DNA topoisomerase (ATP-hydrolyzing) subunit B, giving the protein MTEPARQPAAENEPSNPSDYGAESIRVLKGLDAVRKRPGMYIGDTDDGSGLHHMVYEVVDNAIDEALAGHATRVDVVLNADNSVTVRDDGRGIPVDIHKGEGISAAEVIMTQLHAGGKFDQNSYKVSGGLHGVGVSVVNALSSKLGLRIWRDNKEHYIEFAHGDAVAPLVVVGDAPGKRGTEVTFLASSETFKNIEYDFATLEHRLRELAFLNSGVNIALSDMRHAVEKREEMHYSGGVEEFVKYLDRNKKAIVPAPIMVRAEANGIGVEAALWWNDSYHENVLCFTNNIPQRDGGTHLAGFRGALTRQVNGYAEANAKKEKIALTGDDCREGLTAVLSVKVPDPKFSSQTKDKLVSSEVRPVVENVLNEALQAWFEEHPSEAKMIVGKVIQAAAAREAARKARELTRKSPLSVSSLPGKLADCQEKDPAKSELFIVEGDSAGGSAKQGRNREFQAVLPLRGKILNVERVRPDKMLGSEQIGTLITALGTGISDEFSIEKLRYHKIIVMTDADVDGAHIRTLLLTFFYRQMRDIIDGGYLYIAQPPLYKVSRGKSEQYLKDERALEDYLIDAGLDDCVYMPGNGGDRTGRDLRALVDDARIVRSILRNLHSRYNRKVVEQAAITGVLNKSVYGNPENAAAAAQYIATRLDSQAEEVERGWVGQFVEGQGFVFERTVRGVKEAAVIDDALLGSAEARKLDEYAPKLQDVYARSGKLRRKDSEHVVHGPSDLFEAVTDAGRKGISLQRYKGLGEMNPEQLWETTLDTEARSLLQVKVKEVDEADDIFTKLMGDVVEPRRDFIQEHSLSATIDI; this is encoded by the coding sequence ATGACAGAACCTGCTCGGCAGCCCGCTGCCGAAAACGAGCCGTCCAATCCGAGCGACTACGGCGCGGAATCGATCCGCGTGCTCAAGGGTCTCGATGCCGTCCGCAAGCGCCCGGGCATGTATATCGGCGACACCGACGACGGCTCGGGCCTGCACCACATGGTCTACGAGGTCGTCGACAACGCGATCGACGAAGCGCTGGCCGGCCACGCCACGCGTGTCGATGTCGTGCTCAACGCCGACAATTCCGTCACCGTGCGCGACGACGGCCGCGGCATTCCCGTCGACATCCACAAGGGCGAAGGCATCTCGGCGGCCGAGGTCATCATGACCCAGCTCCACGCCGGCGGTAAGTTCGACCAGAACTCCTACAAGGTTTCCGGCGGCCTGCACGGCGTCGGCGTCTCCGTCGTCAACGCGCTGTCGAGCAAGCTCGGCCTGCGCATCTGGCGCGACAACAAGGAGCATTATATCGAGTTCGCCCATGGCGATGCCGTCGCACCGCTGGTGGTGGTCGGCGACGCGCCGGGCAAGCGCGGCACCGAGGTGACGTTCCTCGCCTCGTCCGAGACCTTCAAGAATATCGAATATGACTTCGCGACGCTCGAGCATCGGCTGCGCGAGCTCGCCTTCCTCAATTCCGGGGTCAACATCGCGCTGTCCGACATGCGTCATGCAGTCGAGAAGCGCGAGGAGATGCACTATTCCGGCGGCGTCGAGGAATTCGTCAAATATCTCGACCGCAACAAGAAGGCGATCGTGCCGGCGCCGATCATGGTGCGCGCGGAAGCCAACGGCATCGGCGTCGAGGCGGCTTTGTGGTGGAACGACAGCTACCACGAGAACGTGCTGTGCTTCACCAACAACATCCCGCAGCGTGACGGCGGCACGCATCTGGCCGGTTTCCGCGGCGCGCTGACGCGCCAGGTCAACGGCTATGCCGAGGCCAACGCCAAGAAAGAGAAGATCGCGCTGACCGGCGACGACTGCCGCGAAGGTCTCACCGCCGTGCTGTCGGTGAAGGTGCCCGATCCGAAATTTTCGTCGCAGACCAAGGACAAGCTGGTGTCCTCGGAAGTGCGCCCCGTGGTCGAGAACGTGCTCAACGAGGCGCTGCAGGCCTGGTTCGAGGAGCACCCCAGCGAAGCCAAGATGATCGTCGGCAAGGTGATCCAGGCCGCCGCAGCGCGCGAGGCTGCGCGAAAGGCGCGCGAGTTGACGCGCAAGAGCCCGCTCTCGGTCTCCTCGCTGCCCGGCAAGCTCGCCGACTGCCAGGAGAAGGACCCGGCTAAGTCCGAGCTGTTCATCGTCGAGGGCGATTCCGCAGGCGGCAGCGCCAAGCAGGGCCGCAACCGCGAATTCCAGGCCGTCTTGCCGCTCCGCGGCAAGATCTTGAACGTCGAGCGCGTGCGCCCCGACAAGATGCTGGGAAGCGAGCAGATCGGCACGCTGATCACCGCGCTCGGCACCGGCATCAGCGACGAGTTCTCGATCGAGAAGCTGCGCTATCACAAGATCATCGTGATGACGGACGCCGACGTCGACGGCGCCCATATCCGCACGCTGCTGCTGACCTTCTTCTACCGGCAGATGCGCGACATCATCGACGGCGGCTATCTCTATATCGCCCAGCCGCCGCTCTATAAGGTCTCACGCGGCAAGTCCGAGCAATATCTCAAGGACGAGCGGGCGCTGGAGGATTACCTGATCGACGCCGGCCTCGACGACTGCGTGTATATGCCCGGCAACGGCGGCGACCGCACCGGCCGCGACCTGCGCGCGCTGGTCGACGACGCTCGAATCGTCCGCAGCATCCTGCGCAACCTGCACAGCCGCTATAACCGCAAGGTGGTCGAGCAGGCCGCCATCACCGGCGTGCTGAACAAGTCGGTGTACGGAAACCCCGAGAACGCCGCAGCCGCGGCGCAGTACATTGCGACCCGGCTGGACAGCCAGGCCGAGGAGGTCGAGCGCGGCTGGGTCGGCCAATTCGTCGAGGGTCAGGGTTTTGTGTTCGAGCGCACGGTGCGCGGCGTCAAGGAAGCGGCTGTCATCGACGATGCGCTGCTCGGCTCCGCCGAAGCCCGCAAGCTCGACGAGTACGCGCCCAAGCTCCAGGACGTCTATGCGCGCTCCGGCAAGCTGCGGCGCAAGGACAGCGAGCACGTGGTCCACGGTCCGTCCGACCTGTTCGAGGCGGTCACCGACGCCGGCCGCAAGGGCATCTCGCTGCAGCGCTACAAAGGCCTGGGCGAGATGAACCCGGAGCAGCTCTGGGAGACGACGCTCGACACCGAAGCGCGCTCACTGCTCCAGGTGAAGGTCAAGGAGGTCGACGAGGCCGACGACATCTTCACCAAGCTGATGGGTGACGTGGTCGAGCCGCGCCGCGACTTCATTCAGGAACACTCTCTCAGCGCGACGATCGACATCTGA
- the recF gene encoding DNA replication/repair protein RecF — translation MTASRIHRLTLTHFRNYRAGGLETAADLVALVGPNGAGKTNCIEAISFLSPGRGLRRATLEDVADNQGDGSWAVSAQVEGALGLATLGTGIDAPRADAAVSRRCRIDREPVGSAAAFGDHIRMVWLTPAMDGLFMGAGSERRRFFDRLVLAIDSEHSSRINALERSLRSRNRLLETRNYDDHWCDAIERETAELAVAVAATRGQTAARLTGMLNARAQASAFPSAQIALDGWMENALLEETATSVEDRYRQILRDNRPRDAIAGRTTDGPHLTDLQVIYAPKSMPARDASTGEQKALLIGLVLAHASLVAEMTGIVPLLLLDEVVAHLDPSRRAALFDELKKLGAQVWLTGADPAAFAEIGAGGEVFDVESGRVSARS, via the coding sequence ATGACCGCCTCCCGCATCCATCGCCTGACGCTGACGCATTTTCGCAATTATCGGGCGGGGGGGCTCGAGACGGCGGCTGACCTGGTGGCGCTGGTCGGGCCGAATGGGGCGGGCAAGACCAATTGCATCGAGGCGATCTCGTTCCTGTCGCCGGGGCGCGGCCTGCGGCGCGCCACGCTGGAAGACGTCGCCGACAACCAGGGCGACGGCTCCTGGGCGGTGTCGGCGCAGGTCGAGGGCGCGCTGGGGCTGGCGACGCTCGGTACCGGCATCGATGCACCGCGCGCTGATGCCGCCGTCAGCCGGCGCTGCCGCATCGACCGCGAGCCGGTGGGGTCGGCGGCAGCCTTCGGCGACCACATCCGCATGGTCTGGCTGACGCCGGCGATGGACGGGCTGTTCATGGGCGCAGGCTCCGAGCGGCGGCGCTTCTTCGACCGCCTGGTGCTCGCCATCGACAGCGAGCATTCCAGCCGCATCAACGCGCTGGAACGCTCCTTGCGCTCGCGCAACCGCCTGCTCGAGACCCGCAATTACGACGACCATTGGTGTGACGCCATCGAGCGCGAGACCGCCGAGCTCGCGGTCGCGGTCGCGGCCACGCGCGGCCAGACGGCGGCAAGGCTGACCGGCATGTTGAATGCGCGCGCGCAGGCGTCCGCGTTTCCGTCGGCGCAGATCGCGCTCGACGGCTGGATGGAGAATGCGCTGCTTGAGGAGACCGCGACCTCGGTCGAGGACCGCTACCGGCAGATCCTGCGCGACAACCGTCCGCGCGATGCCATCGCCGGCCGCACCACCGACGGCCCGCATCTCACCGACCTCCAGGTGATCTATGCGCCGAAGAGCATGCCGGCGCGCGACGCCTCGACCGGCGAGCAGAAGGCGCTGCTGATCGGCCTCGTGCTGGCGCATGCGAGCCTGGTGGCCGAGATGACCGGCATCGTGCCGCTGCTGCTGCTCGACGAGGTCGTCGCGCATCTCGATCCCAGCAGGCGCGCCGCGCTGTTCGACGAGCTGAAGAAGCTCGGCGCGCAGGTCTGGCTCACCGGCGCCGACCCGGCGGCCTTCGCCGAGATCGGCGCGGGAGGCGAAGTGTTTGACGTCGAGAGCGGACGAGTCTCCGCCCGAAGCTGA
- a CDS encoding MATE family efflux transporter — protein sequence MLDTVQHPTQPQAGVPQNHLAQEFVETLRLAVPLMLTQLGQIAMITTDLALIGRLGEDAVAAAALAHTVYFVSFTFGLGLMSAVSPLAAQAFGAGDVRLIRRSLRVGLWVAFLISLPMMASPLYGEQILLALGQAPQSAALAQRYLDGLAWGIAPALGFIALRSMMSAVNRPQPPLWITLAAIPINAVLVYALIHGLFGLPELGLFGAGLGTTLVNLGTFIATLAIAGLRKPFSDYRPLARLWRIDWPLMRQLIAIGAPISFSLLLEYGLFSSAALLMGLISTTAIAAHQIALQVTAVLFMVPLGIGMAATVRVGHAFGRGDPAAVKRAGLAAAVLGIALVSALTLAIILARYELGRLFFGSNEASAPTVGLTATLLLVGATFFIADGLQTIMGGALRGINDTRMTLLFAAIGYWGIAFPVAWVLAFHTGLGAVGIWVGFSVGTFVYAGLLILRFRMLTRRLAG from the coding sequence ATGCTCGACACTGTGCAACATCCCACGCAGCCGCAAGCCGGCGTGCCGCAAAACCATCTCGCGCAGGAATTCGTCGAGACGCTGCGGCTGGCCGTGCCGCTGATGCTGACGCAGCTCGGGCAGATCGCGATGATCACGACCGATCTCGCGCTGATCGGGCGGCTCGGCGAGGACGCGGTCGCCGCGGCGGCGCTGGCGCACACGGTCTATTTCGTCAGCTTCACCTTCGGCCTCGGCCTGATGTCCGCGGTATCGCCGCTGGCGGCGCAGGCCTTCGGTGCCGGCGACGTCAGGCTGATCCGGCGCTCCTTGCGCGTTGGACTGTGGGTCGCCTTCCTGATCTCGCTGCCGATGATGGCCTCGCCGCTCTATGGCGAGCAGATCCTGCTCGCGCTCGGCCAGGCGCCGCAATCGGCCGCGCTAGCGCAACGCTATCTCGACGGATTGGCCTGGGGCATCGCACCGGCGCTCGGCTTCATCGCGCTGCGCAGCATGATGAGCGCGGTGAACCGGCCGCAGCCGCCGTTATGGATCACGCTGGCGGCGATCCCGATCAATGCCGTGCTGGTCTACGCCCTGATCCACGGCCTGTTCGGCCTGCCCGAGCTCGGCCTGTTCGGCGCGGGACTTGGGACCACGCTCGTCAATCTCGGCACGTTCATCGCCACCCTCGCCATCGCGGGGCTGCGCAAGCCGTTTTCGGACTACCGCCCGCTCGCCCGGCTGTGGCGGATCGACTGGCCCCTGATGCGCCAGCTGATCGCGATCGGCGCGCCGATCTCGTTTTCCCTTCTGCTGGAATATGGCCTGTTCTCCTCGGCGGCGCTGCTGATGGGGTTGATCTCGACCACCGCGATTGCCGCGCATCAGATCGCGCTGCAGGTCACCGCGGTGCTGTTCATGGTGCCGCTCGGCATCGGCATGGCGGCGACGGTGCGGGTGGGCCACGCCTTCGGCCGGGGCGATCCGGCGGCGGTGAAGCGCGCGGGACTCGCCGCAGCCGTGCTCGGTATCGCGCTCGTCTCGGCCCTGACGCTCGCGATCATCCTCGCTCGCTATGAGCTGGGACGATTGTTCTTCGGGAGCAATGAAGCCAGCGCGCCTACGGTCGGGCTGACCGCCACGCTGCTGCTGGTCGGCGCCACCTTCTTCATCGCCGACGGCCTTCAGACCATCATGGGCGGTGCGCTGCGCGGCATCAACGACACCAGGATGACGCTGCTGTTTGCCGCGATCGGCTATTGGGGCATCGCCTTTCCCGTCGCCTGGGTGCTGGCCTTCCACACGGGGCTGGGCGCGGTCGGCATCTGGGTCGGGTTCTCGGTCGGGACGTTCGTGTATGCAGGGCTGCTGATCTTGCGCTTCCGGATGCTGACGCGCAGACTGGCGGGATGA
- the murA gene encoding UDP-N-acetylglucosamine 1-carboxyvinyltransferase, with amino-acid sequence MAPIQYIVEGGHRLSGSIEPSGNKNSALPIIAAALLTSHPVTLENVPRIRDTETLVELIRSVGASAEWTARNTLHIHAKTIRAADLDPELCVRIRASILLAGPLLARCGEVMLPPPGGDVIGRRRLDTHVLALEQLGAKVTATDRLEFRAPRLAGADVFLDEPSVTATENALVAAVAADGVTYLRNAASEPHVQDLANFLVALGAQIEGIGTNTMIVHGPATLGGTTYRIQPDHIEVGSLIGLAAVTRSPLRITRAGVEHLRSIRMGFERLGIVCRVEGDDLIVPSNQTLKIQDDFGGHVPKLEDQPWPAFPADLMSIAIVTATQCEGVILMFEKMFESRMFFVDKLIAMGARIVLCDPHRAIIAGPSRLHGATMTSPDIRAGMAMLLAAVCAQGTSTINNADQIERGYERIEERLNALGAKIKRVPERKG; translated from the coding sequence GTGGCGCCCATCCAATACATCGTCGAGGGCGGTCACCGGCTCTCGGGCTCGATCGAGCCGTCCGGCAACAAGAATTCGGCACTGCCGATCATCGCCGCCGCCCTGCTCACCTCACATCCGGTGACGCTGGAGAACGTGCCGCGGATCCGCGACACCGAGACGCTGGTCGAACTGATCCGCTCGGTCGGCGCGTCCGCGGAATGGACCGCCCGCAACACGCTTCACATCCACGCCAAGACCATCCGCGCCGCCGATCTCGACCCCGAGCTGTGCGTGCGGATCCGCGCCTCGATCCTGCTCGCCGGCCCCCTGCTCGCCCGCTGCGGCGAAGTGATGCTGCCGCCGCCGGGCGGCGACGTGATCGGCCGCCGCCGGCTCGACACCCACGTGCTGGCGCTGGAGCAGTTAGGGGCCAAGGTCACCGCGACGGACCGGCTCGAATTCCGCGCCCCAAGGCTGGCCGGCGCGGACGTGTTCCTGGATGAGCCCAGCGTCACCGCGACGGAGAACGCGCTGGTCGCGGCGGTCGCCGCCGACGGCGTCACCTATTTACGCAACGCGGCCTCCGAACCGCACGTGCAGGACCTCGCCAACTTCCTGGTCGCGCTCGGCGCCCAAATCGAGGGCATCGGCACCAACACCATGATCGTCCATGGGCCGGCGACGCTGGGTGGGACGACCTACCGGATCCAGCCCGACCACATCGAGGTCGGCTCGCTGATCGGGCTTGCCGCGGTGACGCGCTCGCCCTTGCGCATCACGCGCGCCGGCGTCGAGCATCTGCGCTCGATCCGCATGGGGTTCGAGCGGCTCGGCATCGTCTGCCGCGTCGAGGGCGACGATCTGATCGTGCCGTCCAATCAAACATTGAAGATCCAGGACGATTTCGGCGGCCACGTGCCCAAGCTGGAGGACCAGCCCTGGCCGGCCTTCCCGGCCGATCTGATGTCGATCGCGATCGTTACCGCCACGCAATGCGAGGGCGTCATCCTGATGTTCGAGAAGATGTTCGAATCCAGGATGTTCTTCGTCGACAAGCTGATCGCGATGGGTGCGCGTATCGTGCTGTGCGACCCGCACCGCGCGATCATCGCCGGTCCCAGCCGCCTCCACGGCGCAACCATGACCTCGCCCGACATCCGCGCCGGCATGGCGATGCTGCTGGCGGCCGTGTGCGCCCAGGGCACCTCCACCATCAACAACGCCGACCAGATCGAGCGCGGCTACGAGCGCATCGAGGAACGGCTGAACGCACTGGGCGCGAAGATCAAGCGCGTGCCGGAGCGGAAGGGCTGA
- a CDS encoding endonuclease domain-containing protein — protein MPQEPSHRPVPKRLRQFAKNMRHEPTDAEAAMWRPLRDRRLSTFKFRRQVPFKNYILDFVCFEQSLVIEIDGSQHAESQRDTTREAALATEGFWTLRYWNNDVLRQSTSVLEDILAKLAGR, from the coding sequence GTGCCGCAGGAGCCATCCCATCGGCCAGTCCCCAAACGTCTCCGCCAATTCGCGAAGAACATGCGGCACGAACCGACGGATGCGGAAGCCGCGATGTGGCGCCCACTCAGGGATCGTCGGCTCTCCACATTCAAGTTTCGCCGACAGGTACCGTTCAAGAACTACATTCTCGACTTTGTCTGTTTCGAGCAGTCTCTTGTAATCGAGATCGACGGAAGCCAACACGCGGAGTCACAGCGAGACACGACTCGTGAGGCCGCGCTTGCAACTGAAGGGTTTTGGACTTTGCGCTATTGGAACAATGACGTGCTTCGGCAGTCCACTTCCGTATTGGAGGATATCCTTGCAAAGCTTGCCGGGCGGTAA
- the dnaN gene encoding DNA polymerase III subunit beta, translating to MKVTVERAQLLKSLGHVHRVVERRNTIPILGNVLVRAENAKLSLKATDLDLEVTETLPAETATAGSTTVPAHMFYDIVRKLPDGSQIVLEADGDRAVLAIRAGRSRFTLQTLPENDFPDLAAGDMSHSFSLAAKDVKRLIDRTQFAISTEETRYYLNGIYLHAAGTAKAATLRGVATDGHRLAQLDLVQPKGAEGMPGVIVPRKTVGEVQRLIEDTDAEMTIELSQAKIRFTIGNVVLTSKLIDGTFPDYGRVIPQGNDKELVVDKKDFENAVDRVSTISSERGRAVKLSLSPGKLVLSVTNPDSGSATEELEVEYASDALDIGFNSRYLLDIAAQIEGDVATLKLADPGSPTLVQDRDDKSALYVLMPMRV from the coding sequence ATGAAGGTTACGGTCGAACGCGCGCAACTCCTGAAGTCGCTGGGCCATGTCCACCGCGTGGTCGAGCGCCGCAACACGATTCCGATCCTGGGCAACGTGCTGGTCCGGGCCGAGAACGCCAAGCTGTCGCTGAAGGCGACCGACCTCGACCTCGAGGTCACCGAGACGTTGCCAGCGGAAACCGCGACCGCGGGCTCCACCACCGTGCCGGCGCACATGTTCTACGACATCGTGCGCAAGCTGCCGGACGGTTCGCAGATCGTGCTGGAGGCCGACGGCGACCGCGCGGTGCTGGCGATCCGCGCCGGCCGCTCGCGCTTCACCCTGCAGACCCTGCCCGAGAACGACTTCCCGGATCTGGCCGCCGGCGACATGTCGCACTCCTTCTCGCTCGCCGCCAAGGACGTCAAGCGGCTGATCGACCGCACCCAGTTCGCGATCTCGACCGAAGAGACGCGCTATTACCTCAACGGCATCTATCTGCACGCGGCGGGCACGGCCAAGGCCGCAACGCTGCGCGGCGTCGCCACCGACGGCCACCGCCTCGCCCAGCTCGATCTGGTGCAGCCCAAGGGCGCCGAGGGCATGCCCGGCGTGATCGTGCCGCGCAAGACCGTCGGCGAGGTGCAGCGCCTGATCGAGGACACCGACGCCGAGATGACGATCGAGCTGTCGCAGGCCAAGATCCGCTTCACCATCGGCAACGTCGTGCTGACCTCGAAGCTGATCGACGGTACCTTCCCCGATTACGGCCGCGTCATTCCGCAAGGCAACGACAAGGAGCTCGTCGTCGACAAGAAGGACTTCGAGAACGCGGTCGACCGCGTCTCGACCATCTCCAGCGAACGCGGGCGCGCGGTCAAACTGTCGCTGTCGCCGGGCAAGCTGGTGCTGTCGGTGACCAATCCGGATTCCGGCAGCGCGACCGAAGAGCTCGAGGTGGAATACGCCTCCGACGCCCTCGATATCGGCTTCAACTCCCGCTATCTGCTCGACATCGCCGCCCAGATCGAAGGCGACGTCGCAACCCTCAAGCTCGCCGATCCCGGCTCGCCGACCCTCGTGCAAGACCGCGACGACAAGAGCGCGTTGTACGTGCTGATGCCGATGCGGGTGTGA
- a CDS encoding phospholipid scramblase-related protein, with protein MLADQHRMYVQQVFEMAELFGLETRNKYRIRDENGRDLLYAAEQQKGVLGFLFRQLFGHWRSFEVHFFDAARQPVMRGIHPFRFFFQCLELRSRDDRLIGTIERQFSIFTKRFHVHDAQGRVVLEVTSPLWKVWTFPFMRGGREQARVAKKWSGLGSELFTDRDNFLVEYLERSLTEDERALVLAAAIYVDLMYFEVKGEGGVINLLRN; from the coding sequence ATGTTAGCCGACCAGCACCGCATGTACGTGCAGCAGGTGTTCGAAATGGCCGAGCTGTTCGGCCTCGAAACCCGCAACAAATATCGCATTCGCGACGAAAATGGCCGCGATCTGCTCTATGCTGCCGAACAGCAAAAGGGAGTTCTCGGCTTCCTGTTTCGTCAGCTCTTCGGGCATTGGCGCTCCTTTGAGGTGCATTTCTTCGATGCCGCCCGACAGCCGGTCATGCGCGGCATTCATCCCTTCCGCTTTTTCTTTCAATGTCTGGAGCTGCGCTCGCGTGACGACCGCCTCATAGGAACCATCGAGCGTCAGTTTTCAATCTTCACCAAGCGCTTCCATGTGCACGATGCGCAGGGACGAGTTGTGCTCGAAGTCACTTCGCCACTCTGGAAGGTATGGACCTTTCCGTTCATGCGTGGCGGGCGAGAGCAGGCGCGCGTTGCGAAGAAATGGTCCGGCCTCGGATCCGAGCTGTTCACCGACCGTGATAATTTTCTGGTGGAATATCTGGAACGCAGCCTGACGGAAGACGAGCGCGCGCTGGTTCTCGCGGCTGCGATCTACGTCGATCTCATGTATTTCGAAGTCAAAGGCGAGGGCGGCGTCATCAATTTGCTCCGCAACTGA